In Erigeron canadensis isolate Cc75 chromosome 6, C_canadensis_v1, whole genome shotgun sequence, the following are encoded in one genomic region:
- the LOC122605101 gene encoding BES1/BZR1 homolog protein 2-like, with product MTGGGSSGRLPSWKERENNKRRERRRRAIAAKIYAGLRSQGNYRLPKHCDNNEVLKALCAEAGWVVEEDGTTYPKGCKPPPNEMAGMSTNISTCSSIQPSPMSSAFPSPAPSYHASPTSSSFPSPTRENPPNHSSYILPYLCNLPSLPPLRISNSAPVTPPISSPTSRGTKRKPNWEMLSTSALQSFRHPLFAASAPTSPTRHHRVPPATIPECDESDASTVDSGRWVSFQTMAASAAPTSPTFNLMKPASQQSFFQNGVVVQSGPGPEFEFESNTLKAWEGERIHEVGADDLELTLGSGKLA from the exons ATGACCGGCGGTGGCTCATCTGGACGACTTCCTTCAtggaaagaaagagaaaacaacaaaagaagagaaagaagaagaagggccaTAGCTGCAAAGATATACGCTGGACTTAGATCTCAAGGAAACTATAGATTGCCTAAACATTGTGATAATAATGAAGTCTTAAAAGCACTTTGTGCTGAAGCTGGTTgggttgttgaagaagatggtaCCACTTATCCCAag GGATGCAAGCCACCTCCAAATGAAATGGCTGGAATGTCAACTAACATAAGTACTTGTTCCTCGATCCAACCGAGCCCAATGTCGTCAGCTTTCCCGAGCCCAGCTCCATCATACCACGCCAGCCCAACATCATCGTCATTCCCTAGCCCTACTCGTGAAAACCCGCCTAACCATTCATCCTACATTCTTCCTTACCTATGCAACTTACCTTCATTGCCCCCTTTACGAATATCCAATAGTGCCCCTGTAACCCCACCTATCTCGTCCCCAACTTCTCGTGGAACCAAGCGAAAACCCAATTGGGAGATGCTATCCACAAGTGCATTACAGTCTTTTCGCCACCCACTTTTTGCAGCGTCTGCTCCAACTAGCCCTACACGCCACCACCGTGTACCTCCAGCTACTATTCCAGAATGTGATGAATCTGATGCTTCCACAGTTGATTCAGGCAGATGGGTTAGCTTCCAAACCATGGCTGCATCGGCTGCACCAACTTCACCAACATTTAACCTAATGAAACCAGCGAGCCAACAATCGTTTTTCCAGAACGGTGTAGTGGTGCAGAGTGGGCCGGGTCCTGAATTTGAGTTCGAGAGCAATACGTTGAAAGCGTGGGAAGGTGAGAGGATACATGAAGTTGGAGCAGACGATTTGGAGCTCACCCTCGGAAGTGGGAAGCTTGCTTAG
- the LOC122605900 gene encoding NEDD8-conjugating enzyme Ubc12-like produces the protein MIRLFKVKEKQSKEAENANGRGFKKQSAGQLRVHKDISELNLPKSCSISFPNGKDDLMTFEISMKPDEGYYQGGKFLFTFNVSAIYPHEAPKVKCKTKVYHPNIDLEGNVCLNILREDWKPVLNINTIVYGLSHLFTEPNHEDPLNQDAATVLRDNPKTFEANVKIAMSGGRVGGTHFTRCT, from the exons ATGATTAGGTTGTTTAAAGTCAAGGAAAAGCAAAGTAAAGAAGCTGAAAATGCAAACGGGAGGGGTTTTAAGAAGCAAAGTGCAGGGCAACTGCGTGTTCATAAAG ACATAAGTGAGCTGAACCTGCCAAAATCATGCTCCATATCCTTTCCGAATGGCAAGGATGATCTGATGACTTTCGAGATCTCCATGAAACCTGATGAAGGGTATTACCA GGGAGGGAAATTTTTGTTTACCTTCAATGTATCTGCAATATACCCACATGAAGCGCCAAAGGTCAAGTGTAAAACCAAG GTTTATCATCCTAATATTGACTTGGAAGGAAATGTATGCCTCAATATTCTGCGAGAAGATTGGAAACCGGTTCTTAACATCAACACAATTGTCTACGGATTGTCTCATCTCTTCACG GAACCAAACCATGAAGATCCTCTAAATCAGGACGCCGCTACTGTTCTGAGGGACaacccaaaaacatttgaaGCGAACGTTAAGATAGCAATGAGTGGAGGACGTGTGGGGGGAACGCATTTTACTCGATGTACCTAA